The Pseudofrankia inefficax genome window below encodes:
- the rplU gene encoding 50S ribosomal protein L21, protein MYAVVASGGKQHRIAVGDVVDVELLPGEPGAAVNLKPVLLVDGESVTTDLAALAAAEVTAEVVGIVKGPKIRIHKFKNKTGYHKRQGHRQKFTRLKVTGIETKKA, encoded by the coding sequence GTGTACGCGGTCGTTGCCAGCGGTGGCAAGCAGCACAGGATCGCCGTCGGCGATGTGGTCGATGTCGAGCTTCTGCCGGGTGAGCCGGGCGCGGCCGTGAACCTGAAGCCAGTGCTTCTGGTCGACGGGGAGTCGGTCACCACCGACCTGGCCGCCTTGGCCGCGGCCGAGGTGACGGCCGAGGTCGTCGGCATCGTCAAGGGTCCGAAGATCCGGATCCACAAGTTCAAGAACAAGACCGGCTACCACAAGCGGCAGGGTCACCGTCAGAAGTTCACCCGGTTGAAGGTCACCGGCATCGAGACCAAGAAGGCCTGA